In Cyclopterus lumpus isolate fCycLum1 chromosome 17, fCycLum1.pri, whole genome shotgun sequence, a genomic segment contains:
- the LOC117746959 gene encoding acyl-CoA-binding domain-containing protein 5A-like isoform X1, with protein MAQEEDAHSLEAKFVAAVKVIRSLPEEGPFQPSDDMLLMFYSYYKQATLGPCNIPRPNGFWDTSGKAKWDAWSSLGNRTKQEAMKNYVEDIQLILETIPISDEVSDLVEKLGNFYTEVDREGGGEEEEDNEVDRRPFTRPFGNPADEMVEQFYKPTMEGYGDLWDEIQNLGEIDSSAHCTSLLSGEEAEESNANSEIERNEESSDWRNSEEEENGDEEDNTDNEDKEEEEVSDRRPDPRLLMVDKRWRSDTTGSSSSMEPSMSSFTNGTHSSLNSEVEEEELACCMEPSVQYNSYMHFNGHLSGHTDAFPEKNHRSTDSDNEEFCDSMEHLAMEEVWRPSSICAPHQRIRFYIEGLSTSRILSAGSGASSVRQRDLWFESNTTLKGGEDQVLMGDSYLKEGISASQHNSSLSRRGRGSQSPRAPRTSHRCASVNTACCCVSQSRHSISSVRGNVNEQIAAALLRLQHDMATVLQRLHALEALTVSQSRSSSPWQEDSPTVAQKFLRPSWWPFAFSPLTALLTALWPLIAHCLVQLYLQRRRRKIL; from the exons ATGGCGCAGGAGGAGGACGCACACAGCCTGGAGGCGAAATTTGTTGCTGCAGTTAAAGTGATCCGGAGTTTGCCTGAAGAAG GTCCTTTCCAGCCATCGGATGACATGCTGCTGATGTTCTATAGTTACTACAAGCAGGCCACCTTGGGGCCCTGCAACATCCCAAGACCTAACGGCTTCTGGGACACGAGTGGAAAAGCTAAATG GGATGCATGGAGCTCTTTGGGAAATAGGACAAAGCAGGAAGCTATGAAGAATTATGTCGAGGACATCCAGCTG ATTTTGGAGACCATCCCAATCTCGGATGAGGTGTCCGATTTGGTAGAGAAGCTGGGCAACTTCTACACAGAAGTcgacagagaaggaggaggagaagaagaagaagataatgagGTGGACCGGAGACCCTTCACCCGGCCTTTTGGAAACCCTGCAG ATGAAATGGTCGAACAATTTTACAAACCGACAATGGAAG GCTATGGGGATCTGTGGGATGAAATACAAAATCTCGGAGAAATTGACAGCAGTGCTCACTGCACGAGTCTCTTAAGTggcgaggaggcagaggaaagCAATGCAAATAGTGAAATCGAGAGAAACGAGGAAAGTAGTGATTGGAGgaacagtgaggaagaggagaatggGGATGAAGAAGACAATACAGACAATgaagacaaggaggaggaagaag TCTCAGACAGGAGGCCTGACCCGAGGCTGCTAATGGTGGACAAGAGGTGGAGGTCTGACACTACGGggtccagcagcagcatggaGCCCAGCATGTCCTCCTTCACCAACGGGACACACAGCTCCCTCAACagcgaggtggaggaggaggagctggcctGTTGCATGGAGCCTAGTGTCCAGTATAACTCTTATATGCACTTTAATGGACACCTGAGTG GTCATACTGATGCTTTTCCTGAGAAGAACCATCGCTCCACAGACTCCGATAATGAGGAATTCTGTGACTCAATGGAACATCTGGCCATGGAAGAGGTGTGGCGTCCCTCCTCCATATGTGCACCACATCAAAGGATTCGTTTTTACATTGAG GGGCTGTCTACGTCAAGAATACTGTCAGCTGGATCAGGAGCTTCTTCAGTGAGGCAAAGGGATCTTTGGTTTGAGAGCAACACTACCCTTAAGGGAGGAGAGGATCAAGTACTCATGGGAGATTCCTACCTTAAAGAAGGGATTAGTGCAAGCCAGCACAACAGCTCCTTGtcaagaagagggagag GTTCGCAGTCGCCGAGGGCTCCCCGCACCTCTCATCGGTGTGCCAGTGTCAATACCGCCTGCTGTTGTGTGTCACAGAGCAGACATTCAATCAGCTCTGTCAGAGGAAACGTCAATGAGCAAATAGCTGCAGCTCTGCTGCGCCTGCAGCATGACATGGCCACGGTGTTGCAGAGGCTGCACGCTCTGGAGGCACTTACGGTGTCACAG tCTAGATCATCTTCGCCATGGCAAGAGGACTCCCCAACTGTAGCACAAAAG ttcctGAGACCATCTTGGTGGCCTTTTGCCTTTTCTCCACTCACTGCGCTGTTGACTGCACTCTGGCCTCTGATTGCCCATTGTCTCGTCCAGCTTTATTTACAACGGAGGAGAAG
- the LOC117746959 gene encoding acyl-CoA-binding domain-containing protein 5-like isoform X5 translates to MAQEEDAHSLEAKFVAAVKVIRSLPEEGPFQPSDDMLLMFYSYYKQATLGPCNIPRPNGFWDTSGKAKWDAWSSLGNRTKQEAMKNYVEDIQLILETIPISDEVSDLVEKLGNFYTEVDREGGGEEEEDNEVDRRPFTRPFGNPAVSDRRPDPRLLMVDKRWRSDTTGSSSSMEPSMSSFTNGTHSSLNSEVEEEELACCMEPSVQYNSYMHFNGHLSGHTDAFPEKNHRSTDSDNEEFCDSMEHLAMEEVWRPSSICAPHQRIRFYIEGLSTSRILSAGSGASSVRQRDLWFESNTTLKGGEDQVLMGDSYLKEGISASQHNSSLSRRGRGSQSPRAPRTSHRCASVNTACCCVSQSRHSISSVRGNVNEQIAAALLRLQHDMATVLQRLHALEALTVSQSRSSSPWQEDSPTVAQKFLRPSWWPFAFSPLTALLTALWPLIAHCLVQLYLQRRRRKIL, encoded by the exons ATGGCGCAGGAGGAGGACGCACACAGCCTGGAGGCGAAATTTGTTGCTGCAGTTAAAGTGATCCGGAGTTTGCCTGAAGAAG GTCCTTTCCAGCCATCGGATGACATGCTGCTGATGTTCTATAGTTACTACAAGCAGGCCACCTTGGGGCCCTGCAACATCCCAAGACCTAACGGCTTCTGGGACACGAGTGGAAAAGCTAAATG GGATGCATGGAGCTCTTTGGGAAATAGGACAAAGCAGGAAGCTATGAAGAATTATGTCGAGGACATCCAGCTG ATTTTGGAGACCATCCCAATCTCGGATGAGGTGTCCGATTTGGTAGAGAAGCTGGGCAACTTCTACACAGAAGTcgacagagaaggaggaggagaagaagaagaagataatgagGTGGACCGGAGACCCTTCACCCGGCCTTTTGGAAACCCTGCAG TCTCAGACAGGAGGCCTGACCCGAGGCTGCTAATGGTGGACAAGAGGTGGAGGTCTGACACTACGGggtccagcagcagcatggaGCCCAGCATGTCCTCCTTCACCAACGGGACACACAGCTCCCTCAACagcgaggtggaggaggaggagctggcctGTTGCATGGAGCCTAGTGTCCAGTATAACTCTTATATGCACTTTAATGGACACCTGAGTG GTCATACTGATGCTTTTCCTGAGAAGAACCATCGCTCCACAGACTCCGATAATGAGGAATTCTGTGACTCAATGGAACATCTGGCCATGGAAGAGGTGTGGCGTCCCTCCTCCATATGTGCACCACATCAAAGGATTCGTTTTTACATTGAG GGGCTGTCTACGTCAAGAATACTGTCAGCTGGATCAGGAGCTTCTTCAGTGAGGCAAAGGGATCTTTGGTTTGAGAGCAACACTACCCTTAAGGGAGGAGAGGATCAAGTACTCATGGGAGATTCCTACCTTAAAGAAGGGATTAGTGCAAGCCAGCACAACAGCTCCTTGtcaagaagagggagag GTTCGCAGTCGCCGAGGGCTCCCCGCACCTCTCATCGGTGTGCCAGTGTCAATACCGCCTGCTGTTGTGTGTCACAGAGCAGACATTCAATCAGCTCTGTCAGAGGAAACGTCAATGAGCAAATAGCTGCAGCTCTGCTGCGCCTGCAGCATGACATGGCCACGGTGTTGCAGAGGCTGCACGCTCTGGAGGCACTTACGGTGTCACAG tCTAGATCATCTTCGCCATGGCAAGAGGACTCCCCAACTGTAGCACAAAAG ttcctGAGACCATCTTGGTGGCCTTTTGCCTTTTCTCCACTCACTGCGCTGTTGACTGCACTCTGGCCTCTGATTGCCCATTGTCTCGTCCAGCTTTATTTACAACGGAGGAGAAG
- the LOC117746959 gene encoding acyl-CoA-binding domain-containing protein 5A-like isoform X3, with translation MAQEEDAHSLEAKFVAAVKVIRSLPEEGPFQPSDDMLLMFYSYYKQATLGPCNIPRPNGFWDTSGKAKWDAWSSLGNRTKQEAMKNYVEDIQLILETIPISDEVSDLVEKLGNFYTEVDREGGGEEEEDNEVDRRPFTRPFGNPADEMVEQFYKPTMEGYGDLWDEIQNLGEIDSSAHCTSLLSGEEAEESNANSEIERNEESSDWRNSEEEENGDEEDNTDNEDKEEEEVSDRRPDPRLLMVDKRWRSDTTGSSSSMEPSMSSFTNGTHSSLNSEVEEEELACCMEPSVQYNSYMHFNGHLSGHTDAFPEKNHRSTDSDNEEFCDSMEHLAMEEGLSTSRILSAGSGASSVRQRDLWFESNTTLKGGEDQVLMGDSYLKEGISASQHNSSLSRRGRGSQSPRAPRTSHRCASVNTACCCVSQSRHSISSVRGNVNEQIAAALLRLQHDMATVLQRLHALEALTVSQSRSSSPWQEDSPTVAQKFLRPSWWPFAFSPLTALLTALWPLIAHCLVQLYLQRRRRKIL, from the exons ATGGCGCAGGAGGAGGACGCACACAGCCTGGAGGCGAAATTTGTTGCTGCAGTTAAAGTGATCCGGAGTTTGCCTGAAGAAG GTCCTTTCCAGCCATCGGATGACATGCTGCTGATGTTCTATAGTTACTACAAGCAGGCCACCTTGGGGCCCTGCAACATCCCAAGACCTAACGGCTTCTGGGACACGAGTGGAAAAGCTAAATG GGATGCATGGAGCTCTTTGGGAAATAGGACAAAGCAGGAAGCTATGAAGAATTATGTCGAGGACATCCAGCTG ATTTTGGAGACCATCCCAATCTCGGATGAGGTGTCCGATTTGGTAGAGAAGCTGGGCAACTTCTACACAGAAGTcgacagagaaggaggaggagaagaagaagaagataatgagGTGGACCGGAGACCCTTCACCCGGCCTTTTGGAAACCCTGCAG ATGAAATGGTCGAACAATTTTACAAACCGACAATGGAAG GCTATGGGGATCTGTGGGATGAAATACAAAATCTCGGAGAAATTGACAGCAGTGCTCACTGCACGAGTCTCTTAAGTggcgaggaggcagaggaaagCAATGCAAATAGTGAAATCGAGAGAAACGAGGAAAGTAGTGATTGGAGgaacagtgaggaagaggagaatggGGATGAAGAAGACAATACAGACAATgaagacaaggaggaggaagaag TCTCAGACAGGAGGCCTGACCCGAGGCTGCTAATGGTGGACAAGAGGTGGAGGTCTGACACTACGGggtccagcagcagcatggaGCCCAGCATGTCCTCCTTCACCAACGGGACACACAGCTCCCTCAACagcgaggtggaggaggaggagctggcctGTTGCATGGAGCCTAGTGTCCAGTATAACTCTTATATGCACTTTAATGGACACCTGAGTG GTCATACTGATGCTTTTCCTGAGAAGAACCATCGCTCCACAGACTCCGATAATGAGGAATTCTGTGACTCAATGGAACATCTGGCCATGGAAGAG GGGCTGTCTACGTCAAGAATACTGTCAGCTGGATCAGGAGCTTCTTCAGTGAGGCAAAGGGATCTTTGGTTTGAGAGCAACACTACCCTTAAGGGAGGAGAGGATCAAGTACTCATGGGAGATTCCTACCTTAAAGAAGGGATTAGTGCAAGCCAGCACAACAGCTCCTTGtcaagaagagggagag GTTCGCAGTCGCCGAGGGCTCCCCGCACCTCTCATCGGTGTGCCAGTGTCAATACCGCCTGCTGTTGTGTGTCACAGAGCAGACATTCAATCAGCTCTGTCAGAGGAAACGTCAATGAGCAAATAGCTGCAGCTCTGCTGCGCCTGCAGCATGACATGGCCACGGTGTTGCAGAGGCTGCACGCTCTGGAGGCACTTACGGTGTCACAG tCTAGATCATCTTCGCCATGGCAAGAGGACTCCCCAACTGTAGCACAAAAG ttcctGAGACCATCTTGGTGGCCTTTTGCCTTTTCTCCACTCACTGCGCTGTTGACTGCACTCTGGCCTCTGATTGCCCATTGTCTCGTCCAGCTTTATTTACAACGGAGGAGAAG
- the LOC117746959 gene encoding acyl-CoA-binding domain-containing protein 5A-like isoform X4 — protein sequence MAQEEDAHSLEAKFVAAVKVIRSLPEEGPFQPSDDMLLMFYSYYKQATLGPCNIPRPNGFWDTSGKAKWDAWSSLGNRTKQEAMKNYVEDIQLILETIPISDEVSDLVEKLGNFYTEVDREGGGEEEEDNEVDRRPFTRPFGNPADEMVEQFYKPTMEGYGDLWDEIQNLGEIDSSAHCTSLLSGEEAEESNANSEIERNEESSDWRNSEEEENGDEEDNTDNEDKEEEEVSDRRPDPRLLMVDKRWRSDTTGSSSSMEPSMSSFTNGTHSSLNSEVEEEELACCMEPSVQYNSYMHFNGHLSGHTDAFPEKNHRSTDSDNEEFCDSMEHLAMEEVWRPSSICAPHQRIRFYIEGLSTSRILSAGSGASSVRQRDLWFESNTTLKGGEDQVLMGDSYLKEGISASQHNSSLSRRGRGSQSPRAPRTSHRCASVNTACCCVSQSRHSISSVRGNVNEQIAAALLRLQHDMATVLQRLHALEALTVSQVKDQSLDHLRHGKRTPQL from the exons ATGGCGCAGGAGGAGGACGCACACAGCCTGGAGGCGAAATTTGTTGCTGCAGTTAAAGTGATCCGGAGTTTGCCTGAAGAAG GTCCTTTCCAGCCATCGGATGACATGCTGCTGATGTTCTATAGTTACTACAAGCAGGCCACCTTGGGGCCCTGCAACATCCCAAGACCTAACGGCTTCTGGGACACGAGTGGAAAAGCTAAATG GGATGCATGGAGCTCTTTGGGAAATAGGACAAAGCAGGAAGCTATGAAGAATTATGTCGAGGACATCCAGCTG ATTTTGGAGACCATCCCAATCTCGGATGAGGTGTCCGATTTGGTAGAGAAGCTGGGCAACTTCTACACAGAAGTcgacagagaaggaggaggagaagaagaagaagataatgagGTGGACCGGAGACCCTTCACCCGGCCTTTTGGAAACCCTGCAG ATGAAATGGTCGAACAATTTTACAAACCGACAATGGAAG GCTATGGGGATCTGTGGGATGAAATACAAAATCTCGGAGAAATTGACAGCAGTGCTCACTGCACGAGTCTCTTAAGTggcgaggaggcagaggaaagCAATGCAAATAGTGAAATCGAGAGAAACGAGGAAAGTAGTGATTGGAGgaacagtgaggaagaggagaatggGGATGAAGAAGACAATACAGACAATgaagacaaggaggaggaagaag TCTCAGACAGGAGGCCTGACCCGAGGCTGCTAATGGTGGACAAGAGGTGGAGGTCTGACACTACGGggtccagcagcagcatggaGCCCAGCATGTCCTCCTTCACCAACGGGACACACAGCTCCCTCAACagcgaggtggaggaggaggagctggcctGTTGCATGGAGCCTAGTGTCCAGTATAACTCTTATATGCACTTTAATGGACACCTGAGTG GTCATACTGATGCTTTTCCTGAGAAGAACCATCGCTCCACAGACTCCGATAATGAGGAATTCTGTGACTCAATGGAACATCTGGCCATGGAAGAGGTGTGGCGTCCCTCCTCCATATGTGCACCACATCAAAGGATTCGTTTTTACATTGAG GGGCTGTCTACGTCAAGAATACTGTCAGCTGGATCAGGAGCTTCTTCAGTGAGGCAAAGGGATCTTTGGTTTGAGAGCAACACTACCCTTAAGGGAGGAGAGGATCAAGTACTCATGGGAGATTCCTACCTTAAAGAAGGGATTAGTGCAAGCCAGCACAACAGCTCCTTGtcaagaagagggagag GTTCGCAGTCGCCGAGGGCTCCCCGCACCTCTCATCGGTGTGCCAGTGTCAATACCGCCTGCTGTTGTGTGTCACAGAGCAGACATTCAATCAGCTCTGTCAGAGGAAACGTCAATGAGCAAATAGCTGCAGCTCTGCTGCGCCTGCAGCATGACATGGCCACGGTGTTGCAGAGGCTGCACGCTCTGGAGGCACTTACGGTGTCACAGGTGAAAGACCAGAG tCTAGATCATCTTCGCCATGGCAAGAGGACTCCCCAACTGTAG
- the LOC117746959 gene encoding acyl-CoA-binding domain-containing protein 5A-like isoform X2, translating to MAQEEDAHSLEAKFVAAVKVIRSLPEEGPFQPSDDMLLMFYSYYKQATLGPCNIPRPNGFWDTSGKAKWDAWSSLGNRTKQEAMKNYVEDIQLILETIPISDEVSDLVEKLGNFYTEVDREGGGEEEEDNEVDRRPFTRPFGNPAGYGDLWDEIQNLGEIDSSAHCTSLLSGEEAEESNANSEIERNEESSDWRNSEEEENGDEEDNTDNEDKEEEEVSDRRPDPRLLMVDKRWRSDTTGSSSSMEPSMSSFTNGTHSSLNSEVEEEELACCMEPSVQYNSYMHFNGHLSGHTDAFPEKNHRSTDSDNEEFCDSMEHLAMEEVWRPSSICAPHQRIRFYIEGLSTSRILSAGSGASSVRQRDLWFESNTTLKGGEDQVLMGDSYLKEGISASQHNSSLSRRGRGSQSPRAPRTSHRCASVNTACCCVSQSRHSISSVRGNVNEQIAAALLRLQHDMATVLQRLHALEALTVSQSRSSSPWQEDSPTVAQKFLRPSWWPFAFSPLTALLTALWPLIAHCLVQLYLQRRRRKIL from the exons ATGGCGCAGGAGGAGGACGCACACAGCCTGGAGGCGAAATTTGTTGCTGCAGTTAAAGTGATCCGGAGTTTGCCTGAAGAAG GTCCTTTCCAGCCATCGGATGACATGCTGCTGATGTTCTATAGTTACTACAAGCAGGCCACCTTGGGGCCCTGCAACATCCCAAGACCTAACGGCTTCTGGGACACGAGTGGAAAAGCTAAATG GGATGCATGGAGCTCTTTGGGAAATAGGACAAAGCAGGAAGCTATGAAGAATTATGTCGAGGACATCCAGCTG ATTTTGGAGACCATCCCAATCTCGGATGAGGTGTCCGATTTGGTAGAGAAGCTGGGCAACTTCTACACAGAAGTcgacagagaaggaggaggagaagaagaagaagataatgagGTGGACCGGAGACCCTTCACCCGGCCTTTTGGAAACCCTGCAG GCTATGGGGATCTGTGGGATGAAATACAAAATCTCGGAGAAATTGACAGCAGTGCTCACTGCACGAGTCTCTTAAGTggcgaggaggcagaggaaagCAATGCAAATAGTGAAATCGAGAGAAACGAGGAAAGTAGTGATTGGAGgaacagtgaggaagaggagaatggGGATGAAGAAGACAATACAGACAATgaagacaaggaggaggaagaag TCTCAGACAGGAGGCCTGACCCGAGGCTGCTAATGGTGGACAAGAGGTGGAGGTCTGACACTACGGggtccagcagcagcatggaGCCCAGCATGTCCTCCTTCACCAACGGGACACACAGCTCCCTCAACagcgaggtggaggaggaggagctggcctGTTGCATGGAGCCTAGTGTCCAGTATAACTCTTATATGCACTTTAATGGACACCTGAGTG GTCATACTGATGCTTTTCCTGAGAAGAACCATCGCTCCACAGACTCCGATAATGAGGAATTCTGTGACTCAATGGAACATCTGGCCATGGAAGAGGTGTGGCGTCCCTCCTCCATATGTGCACCACATCAAAGGATTCGTTTTTACATTGAG GGGCTGTCTACGTCAAGAATACTGTCAGCTGGATCAGGAGCTTCTTCAGTGAGGCAAAGGGATCTTTGGTTTGAGAGCAACACTACCCTTAAGGGAGGAGAGGATCAAGTACTCATGGGAGATTCCTACCTTAAAGAAGGGATTAGTGCAAGCCAGCACAACAGCTCCTTGtcaagaagagggagag GTTCGCAGTCGCCGAGGGCTCCCCGCACCTCTCATCGGTGTGCCAGTGTCAATACCGCCTGCTGTTGTGTGTCACAGAGCAGACATTCAATCAGCTCTGTCAGAGGAAACGTCAATGAGCAAATAGCTGCAGCTCTGCTGCGCCTGCAGCATGACATGGCCACGGTGTTGCAGAGGCTGCACGCTCTGGAGGCACTTACGGTGTCACAG tCTAGATCATCTTCGCCATGGCAAGAGGACTCCCCAACTGTAGCACAAAAG ttcctGAGACCATCTTGGTGGCCTTTTGCCTTTTCTCCACTCACTGCGCTGTTGACTGCACTCTGGCCTCTGATTGCCCATTGTCTCGTCCAGCTTTATTTACAACGGAGGAGAAG